One genomic window of Glycine soja cultivar W05 chromosome 9, ASM419377v2, whole genome shotgun sequence includes the following:
- the LOC114368877 gene encoding uncharacterized protein LOC114368877, protein MYRPFMTCDDPKGVVECGAIRKYRTSSQKMKEKTKNRRPAETSLANKQDKEEKVSKGSTERSFDPSSLQLMEVSRGAQRLNNMIHSWSRGLRYDERSEDIAKDLLKGALDLQESLLMLRKVQEASQHMASLKRRQNEKSERGRFDAKVIDGTAHCDHFGEQSYPMRFQRRWPSADGSSSSCNEELKKVIKESLVRQNLFTTTEGLDSASTFRSTNSSQSSVAWNDRLSDSSFSPTTSRRERGSNLVAKLMGLEEASSRSFPAVIQKQLESPMILNQKRPVFDIDMPKVRKNVETVNLEHKMTLKEILETTHFNGVLKSPVREPKVQVHHSIDPHYKHFGNLPPIVLMKPRCTPYRECAKSYEHVVPPEELSLRNLKAKFLPSKVFQHREGSTTNMGKKMEEYVSKRLAKEERANLLREGVELKEKEIKPVENEKAPGGKLKPQSHVSQKSQVNETVDKKAKVKTITSRKLSEKEVSKPKQQQQQQSLIPLGEVPKPKVVKKSQDKGEISSTSTKLRKPQSGSRIDKNEIPSRKSTASNSNTISKPKSKKNSNTNSKEQKKNQMKKQRPAVAEPEAAKPVDEQLRAEEANSLDVSCKDDCPEIRIITTTTYDLSVEHEEVDAYANKIREICELSQSSSSDDILMLKSEHENDAIPAEEAHSITNISFSETDREPDKDSSELKYLLLTSQSFIEHAEELLNLDVDCPKILPRSETKEIANLKLYLDCANELTERKSLQGTQAVHPFLLTCAGHSRYHISLGRLVDEVYSAIEHLTSYSEKLASDNIYAMMERDIKSNNGLINGIWNWGWRHGFSADEAEQVVNEVENLVLGELIEEVIVNL, encoded by the exons ATGTATAGACCATTCATGACATGTGATGATCCAAAGGGGGTTGTTGAGTGTGGGGCAATAAGGAAATACAGGACCAGTTCTCagaaaatgaaggaaaagacaaaaaataggAGGCCGGCCGAGACGTCCTTggcaaacaaacaagacaaagaagagaaggtttCAAAAGGATccacagaaaggtcttttgatcCATCATCGTTGCAGCTCATGGAGGTATCCAGAGGGGCTCAAAGGTTGAACAACATGATTCATTCATGGTCTAGGGGTCTTAGGTATGATGAAAGGTCTGAAGATATAGCAAAAGATTTGCTAAAAGGGGCTCTTGACCTGCAAGAGTCTCTACTAATGCTTCGCAAGGTGCAAGAGGCTTCACAACACATGGCTAGTTTGAAAAGAAGACAAAATGAGAAATCTGAAAGAGGCAGATTTGATGCAAAGGTGATTGATGGAACTGCACATTGTGATCATTTTGGTGAACAGAGTTATCCAATGAGGTTCCAAAGACGTTGGCCTTCAGCTGATGGTTCTTCAAGTAGTTGCAACGAGGAGCTTAAGAAAGTGATTAAAGAGAGCCTGGTTAGGCAAAATTTGTTCACAACCACTGAAGGGTTGGATTCAGCATCCACATTCCGCTCTACAAACTCAAGCCAGTCTTCTGTGGCTTGGAATGATAGGCTTTCTGATTCTTCTTTCTCACCAACAACTTCAAGGAGAGAAAGAGGATCCAATCTGGTTGCCAAGCTGATGGGTTTGGAAGAAGCCTCTTCAAGATCATTTCCAGCTGTTATACAGAAACAGTTGGAGAGTCCAATGATTCTGAATCAGAAGAGGCCTGTATTTGACATAGATATGCCTAAGGTAAGAAAAAATGTTGAGACGGTTAATCTAGAACATAAGATGACCTTGAAGGAAATTCTTGAGACTACTCATTTCAATGGAGTTTTAAAGAGTCCTGTCAGAGAGCCTAAGGTTCAGGTCCATCATTCCATTGATCCACATTACAAACATTTTGGCAATTTACCTCCCATTGTACTTATGAAACCTCGGTGTACTCCATATCGAGAATGTgcaaaaagttatgagcatGTTGTTCCTCCAGAAGAGTTATCCCTTAGAAATCTAAAAGCAAAATTTCTCCCTTCCAAAGTATTCCAACACAGAGAAGGCTCAACCACCAACATGggaaagaaaatggaagaataTGTATCCAAAAGGCTTGCCAAAGAGGAAAGAGCTAACCTCCTCAGAGAGGGTGTGGAgctgaaggaaaaagaaatcaagCCTGTTGAAAATGAGAAGGCTCCAGGAGGTAAGTTAAAACCGCAAAGTCATGTCAGTCAGAAATCACAGGTAAATGAAACCGTTGATAAAAAAGCTAAGGTAAAGACCATTACAAGTAGAAAGCTATCAGAAAAGGAGGTTTCAAAacccaaacaacaacaacaacaacaaagccttatcccactaggtgaggtTCCAAAACCCAAAGTTGTGAAGAAATCTCAAGATAAAGGAGAAATTAGCTCAACAAGTACAAAGTTGAGGAAGCCACAAAGTGGGTCCAGAATTGACAAAAATGAGATTCCCAGCAGAAAGAGCACTGCTTCAAATTCAAACACCATCTCAAaaccaaagagtaaaaaaaacagtAATACCAATTCCAAGGAGCAGAAAAAGAATCAGATGAAGAAGCAAAGGCCTGCTGTTGCGGAGCCTGAAGCAGCTAAACCAGTT GATGAACAGTTAAGAGCAGAAGAAGCAAATAGTCTTGATGTTTCTTGTAAAGATGATTGCCCTGAGATTAGAATAATCACTACAACAACATATGATCTTTCGGTGGAGCATGAAGAAGTAGATGCATATGCAAATAAGATTAGAG AAATTTGTGAGCTAAGCCAGAGTTCTTCAAGTGATGATATTTTGATGCTTAAGTCTGAACATGAAAATGATGCTATCCCTGCTGAGGAAGCTCATAGCATCACCAATATCAGTTTCAGTGAAACTGATCGTGAGCCCGACAAAGACAGTTCTGAGCTGAAATATTTGCTTCTAACTAGTCAATCATTTATTGAACATGCAGAGGAGCTCCTCAATCTTGATGTTGACTGTCCCAAGATCCTACCAAGAAGTGAAACTAAGGAAATAGCCAATCTCAAACTTTATTTAGATTGTGCAAATGAACTCACTGAGCGAAAAAGCCTTCAGGGGACACAAGCAGTTCACCCTTTTTTGCTAACTTGTGCAGGTCATTCAAGATATCACATCTCTTTAGGGAGGTTGGTTGATGAAGTCTATAGTGCCATTGAGCATCTAACATCTTACAGTGAAAAACTAGCTTCAGATAATATCTATGCAATGATGGAGAGAGATATAAAGAGCAACAATGGACTGATAAATGGAATATGGAACTGGGGTTGGAGGCATGGATTTTCTGCAGATGAAGCTGAGCAAGTTGTCAATGAAGTAGAGAACCTAGTTTTAGGTGAATTGATTGAGGAGGTAATTGTAAATTTATGA
- the LOC114425842 gene encoding AUGMIN subunit 1-like, producing the protein MSGGEKEAMAEVKEWLAKTFEGAGKSVPEFEYTPRSVKHLNHLMTLSKAKDEAARLVARDFRLKSSEYRSQAARIREILENLGLAQESLPSNVVTSAQVLANVANLLNIRDTEMSSFLVAMGDISLRKTEVEEKRAEVNKESKLLLDYTRKAIARLTYLKRTLAQLEDEVAPCEAQKESWETNLQVMAAKERQYNQQCDNYKRMLDRSGYNPEVSHGILVEMAEHRKELEKKTKPILDTLRSYQDLPPDKALAALAIEDKKRQYADAEKYLEDVLQSALASSE; encoded by the exons ATGAGTGGCGGTGAGAAAGAGGCTATGGCAGAAGTGAAGGAGTGGCTGGCGAAGACGTTCGAAGGCGCGGGTAAATCCGTTCCTGAATTCGAATACACGCCGCGCAGCGTCAAACATTTGAACCATCTCATGACTCTCTCCAAAGCCAAAGACGAAGCCGCGCGCCTCGTCGCTCGCGATTTCCGCCTCAAGTCCTCCGAGTACCGATCCCaag CTGCGAGGATTAGGGAGATTTTGGAGAATCTGGGATTGGCGCAGGAGAGCTTGCCCTCCAATGTGGTTACATCGGCACAAGTTCTTGCGAATGTCGCCAACTTGTTGAATATAAGAGATACTGAAATGAGTAG CTTTCTTGTAGCAATGGGTGATATTTCCTTGAGGAAGACTGAAGTTGAGGAAAAAAGGGCTGAAGTGAACAAGGAATCCAAGCTTCTACTTGATTACACCAGAAAGGCCATAGCCAGGCTAACCTATTTAAAAAG AACACTTGCTCAGTTAGAAGACGAGGTTGCCCCATGTGAGGCTCAGAAGGAAAGCTGGGAGACAAACTTACAAGTAATGGCTGCAAAAGAAAGACAGTACAACCAGCAATGTGACAACTACAAG AGAATGCTGGATCGTTCAGGTTATAACCCAGAGGTTAGCCATGGGATTTTGGTTGAAATGGCCGAGCATAGAAAGGAGCTAGAGAAGAAAACTAAGCCCATCCTTGATACTCTGAGGAGTTACCAAGATTTGCCTCCG GATAAAGCTTTGGCTGCCTTAGCAATTGAGGATAAGAAAAGGCAGTATGCCGATGCTGAGAAGTATCTTGAAGATGTATTGCAGTCAGCTCTTGCTAGTTCTGAGTGA
- the LOC114425264 gene encoding protein LIKE COV 1-like yields the protein MSSMAITTRDRDRELLIPVADIPAGDAAVSPSPKPSSSASPPHHSGRETFYKVIRSWASKKFMTGCVILFPIAITFYITWWFIHFVDGFFSPIYAQLGIDIFGLGFITSITFIFLVGVFMSSWLGASVLGLGEWFIKRMPLVRHIYNASKQISAAISPDQNTQAFKEVAIIRHPRIGEYAFGFITSSVTLQNYSGDEELCCVYVPTNHLYIGDIFLVNTKDVIRPNLSIREGIEIVVSGGMSMPQILSTIDSRIRLGEISRINRS from the exons ATGTCCTCCATGGCCATCACCACCAGGGACAGAGATCGAGAGCTTCTCATCCCCGTCGCCGACATCCCCGCCGGAGATGCCGCCGTTTCCCCTTCCCCCAAGCCATCGTCGTCGGCGTCGCCCCCGCATCATTCCGGACGCGAG ACTTTTTACAAAGTTATTAGAAGCTGGGCATCAAAAAAGTTTATGACTGGATG TGTCATTCTCTTTCCAATTGCAATCACCTTCTATATAACATGGTGGTTTATTCATTTCGTGGATGGATTTTTCTCTCCTATCTATGCTCAACTTGGAATTGATATTTTTG GTCTTGGATTCATAACTTCCATAACTTTCATCTTCTTGGTCGGGGTTTTCATGTCATCATGGTTGGGTGCATCTGTCCTGGGCCTTGGGGAGTGGTTTATCAAGCGAATGCCACTTGTTCGTCATATTTATAATGCCTCCAAGCAGATTAGTGCTGCTATCTCTCCAG ATCAAAATACACAAGCCTTCAAAGAAGTAGCCATCATTCGGCATCCACGTATTGGAGAATATGCATTTGGATTCATCACCTCATCTGTTACCCTTCAG aactaTTCTGGAGACGAGGAGTTATGCTGTGTCTATGTTCCTACAAATCATCTTTatattggtgatatatttctTGTCAACACCAAGGATGTCATTAGGCCAAACTTATCAATTCGTGAAGGAATTG AGATTGTTGTTTCGGGAGGTATGTCAATGCCACAGATCCTATCAACGATCGATTCACGCATCAGACTAGGGGAAATAAGTAGAATCAACAGAAGCTGA
- the LOC114425538 gene encoding uncharacterized protein LOC114425538, whose amino-acid sequence MAHAKTDSDVTSMDTSSSPKRAVYYVQSPSRDSHDGDKSSTATHATPACNSPVDSPSHHSYVHHSRASSSSRVSAGSYNNIASYWGRNNKGTRKNKLGSWTHDQCKVIQEEEGYYGEREGFSRRKTQIFVGILAFAFIFTLFCFIIAGVARPHKVRISVKSFTVHNFLFGEGLDLTGVPTKMLTVNCSVRMTVHNPATFFGIHVSSKAVNLMYSEMTVATGELKKHYLPRKSTRIVSLNLQGSKVSLYGAGASLIGLVDNGKIPMTLVFDVRSRGNIVGKLVMSKHRRRVSCSVAIDSHNIKPIKLKENACTYN is encoded by the exons ATGGCGCACGCCAAGACCGATTCCGACGTCACCAGCATGGACACGTCATCGTCGCCAAAACGCGCCGTTTACTACGTGCAGAGTCCCTCGCGCGACTCTCACGACGGCGACAAGTCATCGACGGCGACGCACGCCACGCCGGCGTGCAACAGCCCCGTGGACTCGCCGTCGCACCACTCCTACGTCCACCACTCTAGGGCTTCCTCTTCGAGCAGGGTCTCCGCCGGCTCCTACAACAATATCGCCTCTTACTGGGGGAGGAATAATAAAGGGACCCGCAAAAACAAATTAGGGTCATGGACTCATGATCAGTGCAAGGTCATTCAGGAAGAGGAAGGGTATTATGGGGAAAGAGAAGGCTTTTCTAGGAGGAAGACTCAGATCTTCGTTGGGATCCTAGCCTTTGCCTTCATTTTCACCCTCTTTTGTTTCATCATTGCTGGGGTTGCCAGGCCACACAAAGTTCGGATCAGTGTTAAG AGTTTCACAGTACACAACTTCTTATTCGGAGAAGGGTTGGATTTGACAGGAGTTCCAACCAAGATGCTGACAGTAAATTGTTCAGTAAGAATGACAGTGCATAACCCTGCAACCTTCTTCGGAATTCATGTCAGCTCTAAAGCAGTGAATCTTATGTATTCTGAGATGACAGTTGCAACTGGTGAG CTGAAGAAGCATTATCTACCAAGAAAGAGTACCCGGATAGTGTCGTTGAACCTGCAAGGAAGCAAGGTTTCTCTATATGGTGCTGGTGCAAGCTTAATTGGCTTGGTGGACAATGGAAAAATACCAATGACTCTTGTCTTTGATGTTAGATCGCGAGGGAATATTGTTGGGAAGTTGGTGATGTCCAAACATCGGAGGCGTGTCTCTTGCTCAGTGGCTATTGATTCCCACAACATCAAACCCATCAAACTTAAGGAGAATGCATGCACATACAACTGA
- the LOC114368878 gene encoding RNA-binding protein EWS-like isoform X2: MLNFLSLPVSHLFSNFTVYVFPGYRIRAGSSSPVHRRDADHRFGSDYNNMPRSRGYGGGRDPGRYRDPSPSYGRGRVGGRPMGRAFDGPGFVSGLARGEGNNRNNPNVRPREGDWICPDPLCNNLNFARRDHCNSCNRSRNAPARSPRRAYPAPPPLHAPPRRFPGPPIDRSPERTLNGYRSPPRGLARNGPREYGSAALPPLRHEGKFPDPHLRRERMDFIEDAYRGRNKFDRPPPPDWDNRDRGRDGFSDEGKGFERRPLSPPPPLLPSFPHHRGGRWARDVRQRSRSPIRGGPPPKEYRRDTFMHRATDDRRGMGRDRIGGMY, from the exons ATGCTGAATTTTCTCTCACTTCCTGTAAGTCACTTATTTTCAAACTTCACTGTCTATGTTTTCCCAGGATATAGAATTCGTGCAGGTTCTTCATCGCCAGTTCACCGAAGAGATGCAGATCACCGTTTTGGTTCTGATTATAATAACATGCCACGAAGCCGTGGATATGGTGGTGGGAGAGACCCAGGAAGATATCGAGACCCTTCACCCTCGTATGGTCGAGGTAGAGTAGGGGGCAGGCCAATGGGTAGAGCTTTTGACGGGCCTGGCTTTGTTTCTGGACTTGCTAGAGGGGAAGGCAACAATCGAAATAATCCCAATGTGCGTCCTAGGGAGGGAGATTGGATTTGTCCTGATCCCTT GTGTAATAATCTTAACTTTGCAAGGCGGGACCATTGTAACAGCTGTAATAGGTCTCGTAATGCACCTGCTAGAAGTCCTAGGAGGGCTTATCCTGCACCTCCACCACTTCATGCTCCTCCTAGACGCTTTCCTGGACCTCCAATTGATCGCTCCCCTGAAAGGACTTTGAATGGCTATAGATCTCCTCCTCGTGGGTTGGCAAGGAATGGCCCTAGAGAGTATGGGTCTGCTGCTCTGCCGCCACTCAGGCATGAAGGCAAGTTTCCAGATCCCCATTTGCGCAGAGAGCGTATGGATTTCATAGAAGATGCTTACAGGGGGAGAAACAAGTTTGATAGGCCACCCCCACCGGACTGGGATAATAGAGATCGTGGAAGAGATGGCTTCTCTGATGAAGGGAAAGGATTTGAAAGGAGGCCACTGTCACCCCCTCCACCTCTTTTGCCATCATTTCCTCACCATCGTGGTGGTCGATGGGCTCGAGATGTTAGACAGAGAAGCCGCTCTCCAATAAGAGGTGGCCCACCACCAAAAGAATATCGCCGGGATACGTTCATGCATCGTGCAACAGATGATAGGCGCGGAATGGGACGAGATAGAATTGGAGGAATGTATTAG
- the LOC114368878 gene encoding WAS/WASL-interacting protein family member 1-like isoform X1, whose product MASSRDKEPAPPHHHPPLLSSLVVRPSHTEAVAAGGGRVADFEPGELHRDPPPPYSRSDRYPDEPGYRIRAGSSSPVHRRDADHRFGSDYNNMPRSRGYGGGRDPGRYRDPSPSYGRGRVGGRPMGRAFDGPGFVSGLARGEGNNRNNPNVRPREGDWICPDPLCNNLNFARRDHCNSCNRSRNAPARSPRRAYPAPPPLHAPPRRFPGPPIDRSPERTLNGYRSPPRGLARNGPREYGSAALPPLRHEGKFPDPHLRRERMDFIEDAYRGRNKFDRPPPPDWDNRDRGRDGFSDEGKGFERRPLSPPPPLLPSFPHHRGGRWARDVRQRSRSPIRGGPPPKEYRRDTFMHRATDDRRGMGRDRIGGMY is encoded by the exons ATGGCTTCGTCGAGGGACAAGGAACCCGCGCCGCCACATCATCACCCACCTCTTCTGAGCAGCCTCGTCGTCCGCCCCTCCCACACCGAGGCCGTCGCAGCCGGTGGTGGTCGCGTCGCCGACTTCGAGCCCGGCGAACTCCACCGTGATCCCCCTCCTCCTTATTCCCGCTCCGATCGATATCCCGATGAACCTG GATATAGAATTCGTGCAGGTTCTTCATCGCCAGTTCACCGAAGAGATGCAGATCACCGTTTTGGTTCTGATTATAATAACATGCCACGAAGCCGTGGATATGGTGGTGGGAGAGACCCAGGAAGATATCGAGACCCTTCACCCTCGTATGGTCGAGGTAGAGTAGGGGGCAGGCCAATGGGTAGAGCTTTTGACGGGCCTGGCTTTGTTTCTGGACTTGCTAGAGGGGAAGGCAACAATCGAAATAATCCCAATGTGCGTCCTAGGGAGGGAGATTGGATTTGTCCTGATCCCTT GTGTAATAATCTTAACTTTGCAAGGCGGGACCATTGTAACAGCTGTAATAGGTCTCGTAATGCACCTGCTAGAAGTCCTAGGAGGGCTTATCCTGCACCTCCACCACTTCATGCTCCTCCTAGACGCTTTCCTGGACCTCCAATTGATCGCTCCCCTGAAAGGACTTTGAATGGCTATAGATCTCCTCCTCGTGGGTTGGCAAGGAATGGCCCTAGAGAGTATGGGTCTGCTGCTCTGCCGCCACTCAGGCATGAAGGCAAGTTTCCAGATCCCCATTTGCGCAGAGAGCGTATGGATTTCATAGAAGATGCTTACAGGGGGAGAAACAAGTTTGATAGGCCACCCCCACCGGACTGGGATAATAGAGATCGTGGAAGAGATGGCTTCTCTGATGAAGGGAAAGGATTTGAAAGGAGGCCACTGTCACCCCCTCCACCTCTTTTGCCATCATTTCCTCACCATCGTGGTGGTCGATGGGCTCGAGATGTTAGACAGAGAAGCCGCTCTCCAATAAGAGGTGGCCCACCACCAAAAGAATATCGCCGGGATACGTTCATGCATCGTGCAACAGATGATAGGCGCGGAATGGGACGAGATAGAATTGGAGGAATGTATTAG
- the LOC114368881 gene encoding probable plastidic glucose transporter 2, giving the protein MWVGHSSMYKRTPSRDNSNMEDMEENSDLLDIGLDKGTSNPSLMLSLPHVLVATISSFLFGYHLGVVNEPLESISVDLGFRGNTLAEGLVVSICLGGALIGCLLSGWIADGVGRRRAFQLCALPMIIGASMSAATNNLFGMLVGRLFVGTGLGLGPPVASLYVTEVSPAFVRGTFGAFIQIATCLGLMGALFIGIPVKEISGWWRVCFWVSTIPAAILAAAMVFCAESPHWLYKQGRTAEAEAEFERLLGVSEAKFAMSELSKVDRGDDTDTVKLSELLHGRHSKVVFIGSTLFALQQLSGINAVFYFSSTVFKSAGVPSDIANVCIGIANLAGSIVSMGLMDKLGRKVLLFWSFFGMAIAMILQATGATSLVSNVGAQYFSVGGMLLFVLTFALGAGPVPGLLLPEIFPSRIRAKAMAVCMSVHWVINFFVGLLFLRLLEKLGPQLLYSMFATFCIMAVTFVKRNVVETKGKSLHEIEIALLPQD; this is encoded by the exons ATGTGGGTGGGACATTCATCTATGTACAAGCGCACTCCTTCGAGAGATAATTCAAACATGGAGGACATGGAAGAAAACTCAG ATCTTTTAGACATCGGCCTGGACAAGGGAACATCAAATCCTTCATTGATGCTTTCTTTACCGCATGTACTTGTGGCGACCATTTCTTCATTCCTTTTTGGATACCATCTGGG GGTTGTTAATGAACCACTTGAGAGCATTTCTGTGGATCTTGGCTTCCGTGGAAATACATTGGCAGAAG GTCTGGTGGTGAGCATATGCCTTGGTGGTGCCTTGATTGGATGTCTACTAAGTGGTTGGATTGCTGATGGGGTGGGGCGTCGTAGGGCTTTCCAGTTGTGTGCTCTGCCAATGATAATTGGTGCTTCTATGAG TGCAGCAACAAACAACTTGTTTGGCATGCTTGTAGGAAGGTTGTTTGTTGGGACTGGCTTGGGCCTGGGCCCTCCTGTTGCCTCTCTGTATGTGACAGAG GTTTCTCCTGCTTTTGTGCGGGGCACCTTTGGAGCTTTCATCCAGATTGCAACATGCCTTGGTCTAATGGGAGCTTTATTTATTGGAATCCCTGTCAAAGAAATTTCTGGATG GTGGCGGGTTTGTTTTTGGGTATCTACCATTCCAGCTGCTATACTTGCCGCAGCTATGGTCTTCTGCGCAGAGAGTCCGCATTGGTTATACAAG CAAGGAAGAACTGCTGAAGCAGAAGCTGAGTTTGAGAGACTTCTGGGTGTATCAGAAGCAAAATTTGCAATGTCGGAGTTATCCAAGGTAGATAGAGGTGATGATACTGATACTGTAAAGCTGTCGGAATTGCTTCATGGTCGTCATTCTAAAG TTGTTTTTATTGGATCAACCCTATttgctttacaacagctatcTGGTATAAATGCTGtgttttatttctcttcaactGTTTTTAAAAGTGCTGGAGTCCCATCAGACATTGCAAATGTCTGCATAGGAATCGCTAATTTGGCAG GATCTATCGTTTCAATGGGTTTGATGGATAAGCTTGGAAGGAAGGTTCTACTTTTCTGGAGTTTCTTTGGCATG gCAATAGCAATGATCCTTCAAGCCACAGGAGCAACTTCACTTGTATCAAACGTGGGAGCTCAGTACTTTTCTGTTGGTGGCATGTTACT GTTTGTCTTAACATTTGCTCTGGGGGCTGGTCCAGTTCCAGGTCTCCTTCTACCAGAAATCTTTCCTAGTCGAATAAGAGCCAAAGCCATGGCAGTCTGTATGTCAGTGCATTGG GTGATAAATTTCTTTGTTGGACTACTGTTCTTGCGTTTGCTGGAGAAACTTGGTCCACAGCTGCTTTACTCCATGTTTGCTACCTTTTGCATCATGGCAGTaacttttgtaaaaagaaatgTGGTGGAAACCAAAGGGAAGTCACTTCATGAAATTGAGATCGCACTTCTTCCTCAAGACTAG
- the LOC114368882 gene encoding cyclin-dependent kinase F-1-like — translation MDPPPKTWSIHMRSEITAKYEVLNRVGSGAYADVYRAIRLSDGASVALKEVHDSQSASREIEALRLLKGSRNVVVLHEFFWREDEDAVLVLEFLGTDLAAVIGEGDGVGVGEIKGWMVQALSAVDECHRNMIVHRDLKPSNFLVSDDGVLKLGDFGQARILVESGFNAPQENPPPYEDDTSNAESSTQHSESISQLVNLNQTAYENPNLGTLSHEEYFRVLDEMKTKSYSYDTDKDTNIYDGNTSCLATCTTSDIDDDLCKGSFTYEAEEVGGNELGCLTSCVGTRWFQAPELLYGSTDYGLEVDLWSLGCVFAELLTLKPLFPGTSDVDQLSRIVSVLGNIDEETWPGCHKLPDYGSISFGEVENPSGLEACMPNCTPDEVSLVKRLIFYDPAKRATAMELLQDKYFSEEPLPVPISEYNEVDSDSALEEFGTLNITTTGSDLSIQIP, via the exons ATGGATCCTCCACCCAAGACTTGGAGCATCCACATGCGCTCCGAGATAACCGCCAAGTACGAGGTTCTCAACCGGGTCGGGTCGGGCGCCTATGCCGACGTCTACCGCGCCATCCGCCTCTCCGACGGCGCCTCGGTGGCGCTGAAGGAGGTCCACGATTCCCAATCCGCATCGCGCGAAATCGAGGCCCTGAGGCTTCTGAAAGGGTCCCGAAACGTGGTCGTGCTGCACGAGTTCTTCTGGCGCGAGGACGAGGACGCGGTTCTTGTGCTCGAGTTTCTCGGAACCGACCTTGCGGCGGTGATCGGAGAAGGTGATGGTGTCGGTGTTGGAGAAATTAAGGGGTGGATGGTGCAGGCTCTGAGTGCAGTGGATGAGTGTCATAGGAACATGATCGTGCATAGGGATTTGAAGCCGTCGAATTTCTTGGTTTCTGATGATGGGGTCCTCAAGTTAGGGGATTTTGGACAG GCAAGGATACTAGTGGAGTCTGGATTTAATGCTCCCCAGGAGAACCCGCCACCATATGAAGATGATACTTCTAATGCTGAAAGCTCAACCCAACATTCTGAATCTATTTCTCAATTAGTTAACTTAAACCAAACTGCATATGAAAATCCAAATCTGGGAACCTTGagtcatgaagaatatttcaGAGTCTTGGATGAGATGAAAACCAAGAGCTACTCGTATGACACTGATAAGGACACAAACATCTATGATGGAAACACCTCATGTCTTGCAACATGCACAACCAGCGACATAGATGATGATCTTTGTAAGGGTTCTTTTACATATGAAGCTGAGGAGGTAGGAGGGAATGAACTTGGTTGTCTCACATCATGTGTTGGAACTCGGTGGTTCCAAGCTCCTGAACTACTCTATGGATCCACAGACTATGGTTTAGAGGTTGATCTTTGGTCATTGGGGTGTGTCTTTGCCGAGCTCTTAACATTGAAGCCATTGTTTCCTGGGACAAGTGATGTAGATCAGCTCAGCAGAATTGTAAGTGTTTTGGGGAACATTGATGAGGAAACTTGGCCTGGTTGTCACAAACTTCCTGATTATGGATCAATCTCATTTGGTGAGGTGGAAAATCCTAGTGGTCTTGAAGCATGCATGCCAAATTGCACCCCTGATGAAGTTTCCCTAGTCAAAAGACTGATTTTTTATGATCCTGCTAAGAGGGCCACAGCAATGGAGTTACTTCAGGACAAGTACTTTAGTGAAGAACCTCTTCCTGTTCCAATTTCTGAATACAATGAAGTGGATTCTGATTCTGCTTTGGAGGAGTTTGGCACCTTGAATATCACCACAACTGGTTCTGATTTATCTATACAGATCCCTTGA